CTTAGGCAACGCTTTACGTACTTTTGAGCGTGTATACTTCGAGGAGACTTCTTTTAACACTAGAACTAATCGATGAAGCGTTACCTCATACCAATCATAGCGTTCAGCTTCTGAGAGCTTTCCCAGCTCACTATTTTTACTTAAAACTTCATGAGGATAATAAATTAAAATAGCAAGCTTTTTCTTACTATTATTCGTAATTGTTGATCCAAAGACATCTTCTACTTTTTTACGAATAATACCGGATCCACTTTTTAGGATATGCAAAAAAGCTTCATCTTCTCCATGAATATCTGAAAGAAAATGCTCTGTTCCTTTTGGCAAATTCAATATTGCTTCCAAGTTAATAATCTCTGTAGATGCTTCGTACACCGTTGGAAACTGTTTACTCAACAATTTAAGATACTTAAGGTTGTCTATTATTTTCTTTTCTTTCATAGCACCCTCCATGTTTAACCATCATAAAGGCTTGCTCATTAAGGAGCAAGCCTTGGGCTTATGCATATAGTGGATATTTGTCAGTTAAATCTTTAACCATATTCAATGCTTTTTCCTTTGAGTTGTCAAAATCCGTCAACGCAAGGTGTATGATTTCAGCAATGGTTTCCATATCTTCTTCTTTCATTCCTCGGGTTGTCACTGCCGGAGTCCCTAAACGAATACCACTGGTAACAAATGGACTTTCCGGATCAAAAGGAATCGTATTTTTATTACAGGTAACGCGAACTTCATCCAACAATTTTTCTGCCACTTTACCCGTTAATCCTAAACTACGTAAGTCTAAAAGCATCAAATGATTATCTGTCCCACCGGACACGATATCAATACCTCGACGTATCAGTGCATCAGAAAGCGCTTGCGCATTTTTAACAATTTGCTGTTGATAGTCTTTAAACTCTTGACTTAGAACTTCTTTAAAGTTTACTGCTTTTGCAGCGATGATATGCATTAGTGGTCCACCCTGGATTCCTGGAAACACTGCTTTATCGATAGCTTTGGCATATTTTTCCTTGCATAAGATCATTCCGCCTCTTGGACCACGTAATGTTTTATGTGTTGTAGTCGTTACAAAATCAGCATACTCTACTGGGTTTGGATGAAGACCTGCCGCAACAAGCCCTGCAATATGTGCCATATCAACCATCAAATACGCTTCGACCTTATCTGCAATCTCTTTAAATCGCTTAAAGTCAATGGTTCGAGCATATGCACTTGCACCTGCAATAATCATCTTAGGTTTTTCTTCAAGCGCAATTTTTTCAAGCTCGTCATAATCGATATAGCCTTCTTTTGTCACGCCATATGGAATAATGTTAAAATATTTTCCAGAGATATTAACTGGACTTCCATGTGTTAAATGTCCACCATGTGAAAGATTCATACCCATAACTTTATCACCCGGTTCTAAAACCGCAAAAAACACTGCCATATTTGCTTGCGCGCCGGAGTGCGGCTGTACATTCGCATGTTCTGCACCAAAGATTTCCTTTGCACGATCTCTTGCAAGGTTCTCAGCGATATCAACACATTCGCATCCTCCATAATATCGTCGTCCCGGATATCCTTCAGCGTACTTGTTTGTCAACGGTGTTCCCATTGCCGCGATAACTGCTTCGGACACAAAATTTTCGGATGCAATAAGTTCAATATTATTTTTTTGGCGATTAATTTCTGCCTCAATCGCGTCAGCCACTTCTGGATCAAACGCTTGTATTTTTTCAAATGAATACATTTTCTACCTCCGTATTTTAAATTGTATGATAATGCCATTATTATAGCACATACTCCAACACATGGAAAGACTTTACTTCATTAACTCAAAAGAGTGTTTTGGCTTTTCGAAAGCTACTTTTGTTTGTAATACAGTAAAAATTATTGTATAATCAAAGGACAAAAGATGATAACTGTTAGGAGTATACTATGGATAATTATATTGCACGACAGCCTATTTTTGACAGGCATTCACACACGATTGCTTATGAGTTGCTGTATCGCCACACTCATGTAAATTATTTTGATGGGACCATTGATGATTCAGCTGCTACATCTATCGTTCTAGTTAACAGCTATTTGAATTTCGGCCTAAAATTAATCTCTGAACACAAACTATGTTTTATTAACTTTAATGATGATTTAATATTGCAAGATATTCCTTTGCTACTTTCTCCAGACCAAACGGTCATTGAACTTCTTGAGACCGTCAAACCCTCTTCTGAAATTATTGAAAAACTCATCCTCTTAAAATCCAAAGGGTATTTAATTGCTTTAGATGATTATACCTTTGACTATCCATATAAGGATATTCTAGATTTATGCGATATTGTAAAAGTCGATTTTTTTCTTAATCCAAAGGACAAGCTTCCTGCATTGTGTCATTACTTAAGAAAAAATCACAAATTAATCTTAGCAGAAAAAGTCGAAACAAAAGAAGAATTTAATTATGCCTTGGAATTAGGCTTTGACTATTTTCAAGGCTATTATTTTAGTCATCCAATTATGCTGAAAAAAAAGAAGATAAATACCGTATATCAAAACTACATGCTTATCCTTTCAGAAATGCAAAAAGATGAACCGAACTATAACACCGTTGTAAGTATTATCGAAACGGATGTGTCGTTGACATATCGTTTGCTAAAACTTGTCAACTCTTCTTTTTCATTGGTAAATGATATTAAATCAATCAAACATGCGCTAGCTATTTTAGGAATCAATAATTTTAACAAATGGTTTACTTTAGCCACTATTAATCAATTAAGCCAAGATCAGCCGGATGAACTTGTAAAAATCAGCATTTTCCGAATGAAGTTTATGGAAAACTTAGGTAATGCTTCTTCTTTTTATACCTATGTCAGCTCTTTACGTATGATTGGTGTCCTATCCATGCTTGATGCTATATTAGAACAGCCAATGGATGTAGTTCTTAACGAACTCCCCATTCTTGAAGATATAAAAAACACCCTGCTTCTTAAAGAAACAAAGTTTTCAGATCTGTTTCAACTTATGATTGCCTATGAAAAAGGAGACTTTGACGCAGCTCAAGATATTTGCAAAAAAATAGATCTAGACTTTACTGCTTTTCCAGATCTATATCTTAACGCTATATCTTGGGCAGATGAGTTGTTTGATTATCTAAACCATGGGTAACATCAAACAGCTCTTGAGGAGTGTTTATCTCAATGCCAAGTGCATGAATAAGCACTTCTTCTATCTTTTCAACAAAAATAAATTCCATCTCTTCTCGCACCTGTTTTGGTACATCTTCTAAGTCTTTAGCATTGTCTTTTGGCATGAGAATTTTTTTAATTCCGGCGCGATGTGCTGCCAGTATCTTTTCTTTAATTCCACCCACGGCTAATACATAGCCACTCAGTGTTACTTCACCTGTCATCGCTAAGGAAGCATCGACTTTTTTTCCGGTTGCAAGTGAGGCTAGTGCCGTTAGAATTGTAACTCCAGCTGATGGACCATCCTTTGGCGTCGCCCCGGACGGAACATGCAGATGAATGTCCTTCTTATGAAAATCCAAAAAAGTCACTTGATGTGTCAGTCGCGACTTAACAAGAGACAAAGCGATTTTGGCTGATTCTTTCATGACATCTCCCAGCTGACCAGTTAGCATCAATTGCCCTTTGCCTGGCATAAAAGTTCCTTCAACAAAGAGTATGTCACCTCCAACCGGTGTCCATGCTAAGCCTGTTACCACTCCAGCAGCACTTTCTTTGCGCATCGCTTCGTGCCTTGCCGTCTTTTGCCCTAACAACTCTTTCACGGCATTATTATCAACAATATATGCTTCGTTAACTTCTTCAAGAACAATTTTTTCAATCACATTACGCAAAACTTCATCAATATTTTTTTTGAGGGCACGCACACCTGCCTCGCGAGTATATTGGTCAATAATTGTTCGAATCGCCTCATCTTCAAACGCTACTTCATTGGCTTTTAAGCCATATTCTTTAATAGCATTTGGAATCAGATGATTCTTTGCAATGTGAAACTTTTCATAATTTGTATAGCTACTAATCTGAATCACTTCCAAGCGATCAAGTAGAGGTTTAGGAATTCTATTGATATTATTCGCAGTCGCCACAAAAAATACGTTGGATAAATCATAAGGCACTTCGAGATAATGATCTGCAAAGGAGTTGTTTTGTTCTGGATCAAGCACCTCAAGAAGAGCACTTGAAGGGTCTCCACTATTGGACACAGATAGCTTATCGATTTCATCAAGGACGAACACAGGGTTTTGAGTCCCTGCTTTTCGCATACCTTGTATAATCCGTCCCGGAAGCGCACCTAAATATGTTCTGCGGTGGCCTCGAACTTCAGCTTCATCACGAACCCCACCTAGACTAATACGTATATATTCACGCTCTAATGCCTGTGCAATACTTTTACCAAGACTGGTTTTTCCTGTTCCCGGTGGTCCCACTAACAGTAAAATAGATCCCTGTTTGTCATTTTGAAGCTTCATCACAGCAATATGTTGCATAATACGTTTTTTAACCTGATCCATGCCGTAGTGATTTTCATCTAGAACTTCACGCGCTTTTTTAACATCCGTATCATGAAGCTTATTTTCCCAAGGCAACTCTAGAAGTGTATCTAGGTAATTTCTGATAATATGCCCTTCTGAGTTGTTGCTTCCCGAAGTTTCAAGCTTATTTAATTCCCTTTTCGCCGCTTTAATCGCTTCATCCGACATATTTGCATTCTCAATACGCTCGCGATAACTTTGCGCTGAGTTTGGATCACCATCTTGTTCACCTAACTCTTGCTGTATAGCTTTTAGTTGCTCTCTTAATAAATTCTGTCTATAATTTCGATTATTTTTCTTATTATACTTTTGAGCCATTTCAACTTGCAGTTCAACAACTTCACGCTGTTTTGCCAAATACTCTAAAAATAATAATCCTCTTTCTTTTATACTATCGGTTTCAAGCAATACATATTTTTTTGCTAAACTCGACGATAAAAACGGTAACAAATGGCCAACAAGTCCATTTAACGTTTTTTGTCGATCAATGACCTGCAAAAATTCATCATTTCCTTGGAAATGCTCACCAATATCATGAACACTTGCTTTAATATATTGAAGCATTTGTTGCTGTCCTTCTTCTGACAAATCATTTTGCTCTGGATATTCTTCATATGTTCCCAGTGCAATATCCCCGTCAATAAGTACTTGGTCCACTTTAACTCTTTCTAAGCTTGATGCATAGACTAAATAGCCTTTACTTGCCTTTTCAACTTTTTCCAGTTTTAAAAGTGTACCTATAGAATAAAAACTATCTGAACGAATGGTATCTTTCACAACGCCTTCACGAATAGATAGCGCTAGTGCAAATCCTTGTGTTTGGCGCAGTTGATCGGATAGACTCTCACCCAACTGTTCATCAACAGACAATTTTGTCTCTGTAAAGGGCATAATAACGGTATCAACGATTGGAACTATATGTAAAGTATCTAATTTCATAATCATTCTCCTTCCTTAATATATACACTTATGTATATTGGAATATTATAATATACAATTATACGTTATTTGAGAATGAATGTCAATATTCCTCTGACCTATGGCATTACCGTTCTTGGGCTGTAATGAATCCGCACATTGATATCATGGTTATAGTTTCCAAAAGACTTGCCATAAATTGTTAATCCACCAACATGTTCTGCATCTTGGGGAACACTAAAGCGAAACTTTATCGGACTTTGATGGTCCATTTCAAAGGCATCAATTGTCACTTCTGACACTTTTAACCCATCAACAAACGTTCCCTTATTATTAATTGTAATTAGCTTTAACAGACCATATTGATTCCAATTTGGGAACCACCAATCCGGCGTAAAAATCCCTTTGATTTCACCAAAATCTCCAGGGCTTGTCCACATGCCAATCCACTGACCATTCAAATGAAAATGTATATTGGACGGCCATATCTCATTAATTCCCGGCGCTTCTGAACCTAGCTCGACGGATAATGATATTTGGTCGATTTTTTGATTCCTTGGCAGTAAGTTGGGAATAATATATTCTACATAGCCTTGGGTAAACCACAATATATCTGCATCAAAACGATCTGAGTGCCCAAAAAACCTCGCATCGTCAACTTCTCCCACCAAATGATTCGCTGTCGCTAACCCACACGTTGGATAAATTTCATAATCCGAATATTGACCTATACGTATTTCAGTCTCATAGATATTTTTAGGATTTTCCCTATTATTGACTTCTACGAGAATTTTATCCAATTGTGTCACACATTTTTTGATATTTCCATGACCATGAGTTTCATTAACCACAGTAATCAAATGACTTTCTTCTAGTTTTTTAATGTGATTTGTCAACGCACCATTTGTAATATTTAAATGTGTTGCAAGTTCATTCATACTCATGCCACCGCTTTCTGTCAGTAGCTTAATAATATCAATCCGTACTTTTGACCCTAATGCTTTAAATACATCTAAACCTTCTTCAATTGTTTTAATATGTAACATAAGAACCTCCCACAATAGTAACTTATTTTGAATTATAGCTTATGCGAAAATGCTTTTCAAGGAACTTTTCTTTTTCTTTCATCCAAATTTTTGTTCGTAAAACTATTTAGTCTTTTTTTAAGCCTTTTATTTGTCATTTTGAATTATCTTTTAGTATATTCTAAATTATTTTATAAAAACATTGACTAATATTTTTCTAAGTTATATAATACTACTAACAAACGCTTTGGTAAAGCTGTTTTTTTATATCATTTTAACAAAATTAAAAGGAGGATAATTTTATGAAAATGCACACTCAAAGAATGGGAACACTTTTACTTATTTTAATTGTAGCCTTTACTTTAACCGGATGCGGCGGTGGAACCTCAAGTACATCAACATCATCCGACGATACGACTTCTTCATCTGAGGCATCCAGTAGCGACAATACTAGCGAAACCTCTCAACTTGGTTCTGAAACAGCCGGTGATAATGCAACCGAATTTGATTATTGGACATTTGTAGATTTACACGGCAAGCACTTCGAAAAAATGTTGGGATTATGGAACCAAGCCAATCCAGATCGACAAATAAAGCTTAATGTTACGGTGATGCCATATGATGATATGCATAACAAGCTTTTAATCGCAGTTCAGACCGGACAGGGCGCTCCAGATATATCCGATATTGAAGTTGGTCGTTTTCCAGACTTTATTGCCGGTAATGAAGTTCCTCTTGTTGACTTGACCGATGTTGTTGCACCATATGCGGACAAACTCGTACAGTCTCGACTAGATATCTACAGCAAAGAGGGCGCAATTTATGGATTTCCAACACATGTTGGTGCAACCGTTGCTTTTTATAATACCGAGCTTTTAGAACAGGCTGATATTGACTATACAAAAATTGTCACTTGGGACGATTATAAAGCTGCAGGCATTAAGCTTTATGAAACTACAGGTAAGTATCTAGGAACAGCGGATACAAGTGCAGGATGGCAAGCTTCTATGTTATCTGCCCAGCAAGGCGTCGATGTAACTGATGCCGACGGCAATCCTACCGTCAATTCCCCTGAATTAATTAAAGGTTATGAAATGCTTGTTGATCTTCAAGCCAATAATGTGATCGCAACTATTCCTGGTGGTCAACCCGATACTGAAGAAGCCAAAGGGGAATATAACATGGGTAATTATGGCTCTGCTTTGATGCCATTGTGGTTTATGTCCCGCTTTACCAACGAAATGACCGACCTTAAAGGAAAAATTGCCATTGCCCCTCTTCCAGTTTTTGAAGAAGGTCAACCACGTTCTTTAGGTTTAGGTGGAACAGGAACTGTTGTTACAAAGTCAGCCAAAGATATTGAATTAGCTAAAGATTTTCTAACCTTTGCAAAAATATCCGATGAAGCAAATATCGAAATATGGAACACTCTCGGTTTTGACCCTGTCAACACAGATGTCTGGGCCATGGAAGATGTAACGCATAATCCTGAAAACGAGTTTGTTCAATATTTCATCAACAATCCATTTGATGTTTTGAATGAAATTAAGGATGAAATCATGCTTGTAAAATCGACCGCATCTTCACCAAGCATTAACAATATATTAAATACCATTACAACAAATGAGATTTTTGAAGATGGACGCGATGTAACTGAGGCACTTAATGAAGCTCAAGAGCTTATCGAACAAGACTTGCAATAAGAACAACATACACGTAATGAACGCTACCTATAGTAATCTATAGGTATGCGTTGCATTGCTAGGAAGGAGCCCTATATGATCAACTTTAAACGTTTTTTACACTCAAAAAAATATGCACCTTATATCTTTATTCTTCCTTTCATCATTATTTTCTTGATATTTTGGTTGTTCCCATTACTCAATTCTTTTCGGATGAGTTTTCAAGATCAAATGCTTGGTCAGGAGCCTATATGGATAGGATTTGATAATTATAGAAAACTACTTAATGATACTGTATTTGTTAAAGCCGTATCCAATAGTGTCATATATATGGTGGCTACCCTTATTTTGTTGATTCCATTGCCTATGCTTTTTGCCGTCTTAATTGACAGCAAATATATGCGCGCCCGTGAATTTTTCAAATCGTCTTTTTTTGTCCCTGCCTTAACCTCAGTTGTGGTTGCAGGAACCATTTTTCGTTTAATCTTTGGCGAAATGGAAGGTTCACTCATGAACTCCTTTCTTGCAAACTTTAATTTAGGACCTTATAAATATCTAAAAGACCAAACATTAAGTCGGGTTGCGCTGTTGGCATTAGCTTGTTGGCGTTGGACAGGCGTTAATATGTTATATTTTTTGGCCGGATTAAACGCCATTGACAAAGAATATTATGAAGCTGCAGCTATTGATGGCGCCAGTGCATTTGAGCGCTTTAAAAATATTACCATTCCTTTAATAAAACCTACAACCGTCTATGTTTTGACGATTAGCATTTATGCTGGCTTAGCCATGTTCACAGAAAGTCTGATGCTATTTAATGGAAATAACTCGCCTAAAAATATCGGCTTGACCATTGTCGGTTATCTGTATCGCCAAGGCATCGAAAAAAATCGCCTGGGATATGCTGCAACAGTAGGCATTGTCCTTTTAATTGTTGCAATGACAATTAATCTGACTCAACTAAAACTCACAGGTACTTTTAAAAAGGAGGGGAATAATTAATGTCAAAAAAAGCGAAAACAACAAAGTCAAAGTTAATTACCCTTTCACTGATTCTTTTTTTCACTTTGCTTTTCATTATCATAATGCTTCCCTTTTACGCAATTACTTTAGCTTCATTTAAGCCTGGTGAAGATTTAATTCGCTACGGATTGAATTTACGTTTTGACCTTAATCTTATGAGTTTTGATAACTTTATCTTTTTATTTACAGGCGACCATGAGTATTTTACTTGGTTTAAGAATAGTATGGGACTAACGATTGTTCAAGTCACATTAACCTTATTTATCAGTGCATTTGTTGCCTATGGATTTGCTGCTTATGAATTTAAAGGTAAAACCCCATTATTTATCTGTGTCCTTATGATTATGATGGTACCTTTTGAAATTTTATTGTTGCCTCTATACAAATTGATTTTTGATTTAAAGCTCATGAATACTTATGCTGCTATTGTTCTTCCCGGAATTGCCAATGCCGGAACCATTTTTTTCTTTCGCCAATACCTTCGTGGGATTCCAAAGGCAATCATTGATTCCGGACGCGTTGATGGCGCAACAGAATACGGTATTTTCTTTCGTTTGATAATCCCTATTATGAAGCCCTCATTTGCTGCAATGGCTATATTAAATGGTATGAATAGCTGGAATAATTTATTATGGCCTTTTATGGTATTAGGCGATGGGGACAAATTCACTCTTCCTATCGGATTAAAAACCCTGTTAACTCCATATGGTAATAATTATGATTTACTTATTGTTGGTTCTTTTTTTGCCATATTGCCTATCTTTCTCCTCTTTCTCGCCTTTCAAAAGTATTTTATTGGCGGTATGACCGCTGGAGCTGTTAAAGGCTAATTAAAAAAGACAATGCTAAGCTTCTAGCATTGTCTTTTTTATGATTAAATATTATTCTGTCATCAACTCATCAATTGCAGCTCCTGGTGCAACCATAGGATAAACCATTTCATCCTTATGAATCAAACAATTAATAATCACAGGACCATCGATTGCAAGAGCCTCTTTTAACTTATCTTCAACCTCTTCTTTTGTACTAATTGTGACGCAAGACACTCCAAAGGCATCTGCCAGGCTGTCATAATTA
This sequence is a window from Vallitaleaceae bacterium 9-2. Protein-coding genes within it:
- the glyA gene encoding serine hydroxymethyltransferase, with protein sequence MYSFEKIQAFDPEVADAIEAEINRQKNNIELIASENFVSEAVIAAMGTPLTNKYAEGYPGRRYYGGCECVDIAENLARDRAKEIFGAEHANVQPHSGAQANMAVFFAVLEPGDKVMGMNLSHGGHLTHGSPVNISGKYFNIIPYGVTKEGYIDYDELEKIALEEKPKMIIAGASAYARTIDFKRFKEIADKVEAYLMVDMAHIAGLVAAGLHPNPVEYADFVTTTTHKTLRGPRGGMILCKEKYAKAIDKAVFPGIQGGPLMHIIAAKAVNFKEVLSQEFKDYQQQIVKNAQALSDALIRRGIDIVSGGTDNHLMLLDLRSLGLTGKVAEKLLDEVRVTCNKNTIPFDPESPFVTSGIRLGTPAVTTRGMKEEDMETIAEIIHLALTDFDNSKEKALNMVKDLTDKYPLYA
- a CDS encoding EAL domain-containing protein; the protein is MDNYIARQPIFDRHSHTIAYELLYRHTHVNYFDGTIDDSAATSIVLVNSYLNFGLKLISEHKLCFINFNDDLILQDIPLLLSPDQTVIELLETVKPSSEIIEKLILLKSKGYLIALDDYTFDYPYKDILDLCDIVKVDFFLNPKDKLPALCHYLRKNHKLILAEKVETKEEFNYALELGFDYFQGYYFSHPIMLKKKKINTVYQNYMLILSEMQKDEPNYNTVVSIIETDVSLTYRLLKLVNSSFSLVNDIKSIKHALAILGINNFNKWFTLATINQLSQDQPDELVKISIFRMKFMENLGNASSFYTYVSSLRMIGVLSMLDAILEQPMDVVLNELPILEDIKNTLLLKETKFSDLFQLMIAYEKGDFDAAQDICKKIDLDFTAFPDLYLNAISWADELFDYLNHG
- the lon gene encoding endopeptidase La, whose translation is MKLDTLHIVPIVDTVIMPFTETKLSVDEQLGESLSDQLRQTQGFALALSIREGVVKDTIRSDSFYSIGTLLKLEKVEKASKGYLVYASSLERVKVDQVLIDGDIALGTYEEYPEQNDLSEEGQQQMLQYIKASVHDIGEHFQGNDEFLQVIDRQKTLNGLVGHLLPFLSSSLAKKYVLLETDSIKERGLLFLEYLAKQREVVELQVEMAQKYNKKNNRNYRQNLLREQLKAIQQELGEQDGDPNSAQSYRERIENANMSDEAIKAAKRELNKLETSGSNNSEGHIIRNYLDTLLELPWENKLHDTDVKKAREVLDENHYGMDQVKKRIMQHIAVMKLQNDKQGSILLLVGPPGTGKTSLGKSIAQALEREYIRISLGGVRDEAEVRGHRRTYLGALPGRIIQGMRKAGTQNPVFVLDEIDKLSVSNSGDPSSALLEVLDPEQNNSFADHYLEVPYDLSNVFFVATANNINRIPKPLLDRLEVIQISSYTNYEKFHIAKNHLIPNAIKEYGLKANEVAFEDEAIRTIIDQYTREAGVRALKKNIDEVLRNVIEKIVLEEVNEAYIVDNNAVKELLGQKTARHEAMRKESAAGVVTGLAWTPVGGDILFVEGTFMPGKGQLMLTGQLGDVMKESAKIALSLVKSRLTHQVTFLDFHKKDIHLHVPSGATPKDGPSAGVTILTALASLATGKKVDASLAMTGEVTLSGYVLAVGGIKEKILAAHRAGIKKILMPKDNAKDLEDVPKQVREEMEFIFVEKIEEVLIHALGIEINTPQELFDVTHGLDNQTTHLPKI
- a CDS encoding helix-turn-helix domain-containing protein, whose amino-acid sequence is MLHIKTIEEGLDVFKALGSKVRIDIIKLLTESGGMSMNELATHLNITNGALTNHIKKLEESHLITVVNETHGHGNIKKCVTQLDKILVEVNNRENPKNIYETEIRIGQYSDYEIYPTCGLATANHLVGEVDDARFFGHSDRFDADILWFTQGYVEYIIPNLLPRNQKIDQISLSVELGSEAPGINEIWPSNIHFHLNGQWIGMWTSPGDFGEIKGIFTPDWWFPNWNQYGLLKLITINNKGTFVDGLKVSEVTIDAFEMDHQSPIKFRFSVPQDAEHVGGLTIYGKSFGNYNHDINVRIHYSPRTVMP
- a CDS encoding extracellular solute-binding protein, which translates into the protein MHTQRMGTLLLILIVAFTLTGCGGGTSSTSTSSDDTTSSSEASSSDNTSETSQLGSETAGDNATEFDYWTFVDLHGKHFEKMLGLWNQANPDRQIKLNVTVMPYDDMHNKLLIAVQTGQGAPDISDIEVGRFPDFIAGNEVPLVDLTDVVAPYADKLVQSRLDIYSKEGAIYGFPTHVGATVAFYNTELLEQADIDYTKIVTWDDYKAAGIKLYETTGKYLGTADTSAGWQASMLSAQQGVDVTDADGNPTVNSPELIKGYEMLVDLQANNVIATIPGGQPDTEEAKGEYNMGNYGSALMPLWFMSRFTNEMTDLKGKIAIAPLPVFEEGQPRSLGLGGTGTVVTKSAKDIELAKDFLTFAKISDEANIEIWNTLGFDPVNTDVWAMEDVTHNPENEFVQYFINNPFDVLNEIKDEIMLVKSTASSPSINNILNTITTNEIFEDGRDVTEALNEAQELIEQDLQ
- a CDS encoding sugar ABC transporter permease produces the protein MINFKRFLHSKKYAPYIFILPFIIIFLIFWLFPLLNSFRMSFQDQMLGQEPIWIGFDNYRKLLNDTVFVKAVSNSVIYMVATLILLIPLPMLFAVLIDSKYMRAREFFKSSFFVPALTSVVVAGTIFRLIFGEMEGSLMNSFLANFNLGPYKYLKDQTLSRVALLALACWRWTGVNMLYFLAGLNAIDKEYYEAAAIDGASAFERFKNITIPLIKPTTVYVLTISIYAGLAMFTESLMLFNGNNSPKNIGLTIVGYLYRQGIEKNRLGYAATVGIVLLIVAMTINLTQLKLTGTFKKEGNN
- a CDS encoding carbohydrate ABC transporter permease, coding for MSKKAKTTKSKLITLSLILFFTLLFIIIMLPFYAITLASFKPGEDLIRYGLNLRFDLNLMSFDNFIFLFTGDHEYFTWFKNSMGLTIVQVTLTLFISAFVAYGFAAYEFKGKTPLFICVLMIMMVPFEILLLPLYKLIFDLKLMNTYAAIVLPGIANAGTIFFFRQYLRGIPKAIIDSGRVDGATEYGIFFRLIIPIMKPSFAAMAILNGMNSWNNLLWPFMVLGDGDKFTLPIGLKTLLTPYGNNYDLLIVGSFFAILPIFLLFLAFQKYFIGGMTAGAVKG